A DNA window from Amycolatopsis sp. DSM 110486 contains the following coding sequences:
- a CDS encoding S1C family serine protease, with the protein MNNDKAEPDPLDAYSAIVTSVAAQLTPRVAALTVRSRSGESTGSAVVLTTESHLITNSHVISGGNHGTAEFADGTEARFDVVGSDPLSDIAVIRADREIPAPPEYGDADNLLVGSLVVAVGNPLGLAGTVTAGVVSALGRSIPARTRTAARLIENVIQTDAALNPGNSGGALADSHARIIGISTAVAGFGLGLAVPINATTHRIVHALMHDGRVRRAYLGLVTAPAPLTPAQAERFAQRTALRIVEVVEDSPAARSGLKPADLVLAVDGTQLPNAQSLQKRLFSDAIGRQMEVTVLRNGALVDVIAVPAELPD; encoded by the coding sequence ATGAACAACGACAAGGCGGAGCCCGACCCACTGGACGCCTACTCGGCCATCGTCACCTCCGTCGCCGCGCAGCTCACACCGCGCGTCGCGGCATTGACCGTCCGCTCTCGCAGCGGAGAGTCCACCGGGTCGGCCGTCGTGCTGACCACCGAATCCCACCTGATCACCAACTCCCACGTCATCTCCGGCGGCAACCACGGCACCGCGGAATTCGCCGACGGCACCGAAGCACGCTTCGACGTCGTAGGCAGCGATCCGCTCTCCGACATCGCCGTGATCCGCGCCGACCGGGAAATCCCCGCCCCACCGGAATACGGCGACGCCGACAACCTTCTCGTCGGCTCCCTCGTCGTCGCCGTCGGCAACCCTCTCGGCCTGGCCGGCACCGTCACCGCCGGAGTGGTCAGCGCGCTCGGCCGCAGCATCCCGGCCCGCACCCGCACCGCCGCACGGCTGATCGAAAACGTCATCCAAACCGACGCCGCGCTCAACCCCGGCAACTCCGGCGGCGCACTGGCCGACAGCCACGCCCGGATCATCGGCATCAGCACCGCCGTCGCAGGCTTCGGTCTCGGGCTGGCCGTCCCCATCAACGCCACCACCCACCGCATCGTCCACGCACTGATGCACGACGGCAGAGTCCGCCGCGCCTACCTTGGCCTGGTCACCGCCCCGGCACCCCTGACACCGGCCCAAGCCGAACGATTCGCACAGCGCACCGCCCTGCGCATCGTCGAGGTGGTAGAAGACAGCCCCGCCGCACGCAGCGGACTCAAGCCCGCCGACCTGGTCCTCGCCGTCGACGGCACCCAGCTCCCCAACGCCCAATCACTCCAGAAACGCCTGTTCTCCGACGCCATCGGCCGGCAGATGGAAGTCACCGTCCTCCGCAACGGCGCTCTCGTCGACGTGATCGCCGTACCCGCCGAACTCCCGGACTGA